The following are encoded in a window of Candidatus Kapaibacterium sp. genomic DNA:
- the nuoE gene encoding NADH-quinone oxidoreductase subunit NuoE, whose protein sequence is MCTNKKYTLSDEIVDYINECLVKEHPESYLIAILHKVQGIYGFLSEIHLDEVAHLLQVPTANVYGVATFYHYFRLKPRGQFAISVCMGTACFVKGADSVLTSFKSELGIDMGETTSDGLFSLEGTRCIGVCALAPVVTINDRVYSNVVSQQVSQILNEIKAAERV, encoded by the coding sequence ATGTGTACAAATAAAAAATATACGCTAAGTGATGAAATCGTTGACTATATCAACGAATGTTTGGTCAAAGAACATCCCGAATCATATTTGATTGCAATTTTGCACAAAGTCCAAGGGATTTACGGATTCTTGTCGGAAATACATTTGGACGAAGTAGCGCATCTATTGCAAGTGCCAACAGCCAACGTTTACGGAGTTGCAACATTCTACCATTACTTCAGACTCAAACCGAGAGGGCAATTTGCCATTTCCGTTTGCATGGGGACAGCATGTTTCGTCAAAGGTGCAGATAGCGTCTTGACATCTTTCAAGAGCGAATTGGGTATTGATATGGGCGAAACAACCTCAGACGGGCTATTCTCGCTCGAAGGCACTCGTTGTATCGGTGTTTGTGCATTGGCTCCGGTAGTTACAATCAACGACCGCGTTTACAGCAACGTCGTTTCGCAACAAGTATCACAGATATTGAACGAAATCAAAGCAGCTGAGAGAGTGTAA
- a CDS encoding T9SS type A sorting domain-containing protein, producing MKKSILNICIIFMISLLSIFTPEMKSQNPEWMYFHDILDPDEITAIDNSIYLTEDYNRVIRINLENLEIDTIAHISAVSGIVHDKEKNIWMSTRFNGIYKYSNGNLENFTSSNSGLPDSRVYDLAVDNNNNIWCATRQGLAKYDGTDWEVYHFEHLETNGYIYRLAIDKDGSIWVINHYSPYIIAKFNNGEFTPYNGENTGITSINWSWDIDIDSKGNKWFVAGIRQSDSLGGLIIYDGDVWSIYDKHNSEISDHQFVALAIDSNDIIWTGSYYSGLYRFDGENWTNLNSSNSGLTANDVRSISVDKYNNKWIININEAAGNEYVLEVYNEGGVLLPSNVEEVLRKKSEISPRIYPNPASEIITVSDIVMRQRKFTITNILGQVMLGGEFYQEINISTLPKGYYLLHYEQFHLNFFKI from the coding sequence ATGAAAAAAAGCATACTAAACATCTGTATCATTTTCATGATAAGTCTTTTATCTATATTCACACCGGAAATGAAGTCCCAAAATCCTGAATGGATGTATTTTCATGATATACTGGATCCGGATGAAATTACAGCAATTGACAATAGTATATATTTGACTGAGGACTATAATAGAGTTATTAGAATCAATTTAGAAAACTTAGAAATTGATACAATAGCACATATTTCTGCTGTAAGTGGCATTGTACATGATAAAGAGAAAAATATTTGGATGTCAACCAGATTCAATGGGATTTACAAATACTCAAATGGCAATCTTGAAAATTTTACTTCAAGCAATTCGGGGCTTCCTGATAGCAGAGTTTATGATTTAGCCGTTGATAATAATAATAATATTTGGTGTGCTACAAGACAAGGACTTGCAAAATATGACGGTACTGATTGGGAGGTTTACCATTTTGAACATCTTGAAACCAACGGATATATTTATCGTTTGGCGATTGATAAAGACGGTTCAATCTGGGTAATAAATCATTATTCCCCATACATAATTGCCAAGTTTAATAATGGTGAGTTTACCCCTTATAACGGTGAAAATACAGGTATTACAAGTATCAATTGGTCATGGGATATTGATATTGATTCTAAAGGAAACAAGTGGTTTGTTGCCGGAATTCGACAATCCGATTCATTAGGTGGATTGATTATTTATGATGGGGATGTCTGGTCTATCTATGATAAGCATAATTCGGAAATTTCTGACCACCAATTTGTAGCGCTTGCCATTGACAGTAATGATATAATATGGACAGGAAGTTATTACAGCGGATTATATAGATTCGATGGTGAAAATTGGACAAACTTGAATAGTTCAAATTCGGGCTTAACAGCCAATGATGTTCGTTCAATATCAGTTGATAAATATAATAACAAATGGATAATTAATATAAATGAAGCTGCTGGCAATGAATATGTTCTTGAAGTTTACAATGAAGGTGGAGTGCTATTGCCATCAAATGTAGAAGAAGTACTCAGAAAAAAAAGTGAAATATCCCCTCGCATCTATCCAAATCCTGCAAGTGAAATCATAACAGTTTCAGATATTGTGATGCGACAACGAAAATTTACGATTACAAATATTCTTGGACAAGTTATGTTAGGTGGTGAATTCTATCAGGAGATAAACATTTCTACGTTACCAAAGGGATACTATCTCTTGCATTATGAACAATTTCATCTTAACTTTTTTAAAATTTAA
- a CDS encoding NADH-dependent [FeFe] hydrogenase, group A6 — translation MKYINAVIDGLSVSVEEGKTIMEAADSIGSHVPRLCFHPVLSTEGACRICVVDVEGYNNHLPACATKLQDGMIITTNSPSLRETRRDLVELLLDNHPKNCLTCERDGNCELQNLSYKLGVRERLFEGWRKEFKFDDSNVSVLRDAEKCILCKRCVRVCSEVQGVHNLSQMFRGVKTVVSPAFMAPMDESVCIKCGQCINVCPTAAFIERDETDKVWEAINDPSKFVVVQTAPAIRSAIGEGWDMPYSTSWTGKTVAALRRLGFDAVFDTDFTADLTIIEESHELMERLKSGENLPMITSCSPGWINFVEHFYPELLPNVSSCKSPMQMLSTLAKTYYAEKTHRDPKDIYVVAVMPCVAKKFEATRPEHFSPNGYPYTDAVITTRELIWMIKAYGIDFVKLHEDEFDVPLGTSSGAGDIFGATGGVMEAALRTAYEKITGESIENLTFTEVRAVEGLREATIDIKGTLVNVAVANGLNNAKIILEKVKSGEKQFHLIEIMACPGGCVNGGGQPIPHVNKFIYPLDKDLVKKRQQALYSIDEAKTLRKSHENPAILELYKEFLEAPGSHIAHELLHTTYSEKSPKGIK, via the coding sequence ATGAAATATATAAATGCAGTTATTGACGGATTATCGGTATCGGTTGAAGAAGGCAAAACCATAATGGAAGCCGCTGACAGTATTGGCTCACACGTTCCGAGATTGTGCTTTCACCCGGTACTCTCGACTGAAGGCGCTTGCAGAATTTGCGTTGTTGATGTAGAAGGCTATAATAATCACTTACCGGCTTGTGCTACTAAGCTTCAAGACGGAATGATTATCACAACTAACAGCCCAAGCCTCCGCGAAACTCGCAGAGATTTGGTCGAGTTATTATTAGACAATCACCCAAAAAATTGCTTGACTTGCGAACGTGACGGCAATTGCGAATTACAAAATTTATCGTATAAATTAGGTGTCCGAGAACGCTTGTTCGAAGGTTGGAGAAAAGAATTCAAATTTGATGATTCTAACGTTTCGGTGCTTCGTGATGCCGAAAAATGTATCTTATGCAAAAGATGCGTTCGAGTATGTTCCGAAGTTCAAGGTGTTCATAATTTGAGCCAAATGTTTAGAGGCGTAAAAACCGTTGTGTCTCCGGCTTTTATGGCTCCCATGGATGAATCTGTTTGTATCAAATGCGGACAATGTATCAATGTTTGCCCAACGGCTGCTTTCATCGAGCGCGATGAAACTGACAAAGTGTGGGAAGCAATCAATGACCCAAGCAAATTTGTTGTGGTTCAGACTGCACCGGCTATTAGGTCTGCTATCGGCGAGGGTTGGGACATGCCGTATTCTACAAGCTGGACAGGCAAAACAGTCGCAGCACTTCGCAGATTAGGATTTGATGCAGTATTTGATACTGATTTCACAGCGGATTTGACTATTATTGAAGAATCACATGAACTCATGGAAAGATTGAAAAGCGGCGAAAATTTGCCGATGATTACATCTTGCTCGCCGGGATGGATAAATTTTGTAGAACATTTTTATCCTGAACTATTGCCAAATGTATCATCTTGCAAATCTCCGATGCAAATGCTTTCGACATTAGCAAAAACATATTATGCCGAAAAGACTCATAGAGACCCGAAAGACATTTATGTAGTCGCGGTAATGCCATGTGTAGCCAAAAAGTTTGAAGCTACACGCCCCGAGCATTTTTCGCCAAACGGTTACCCATACACAGACGCTGTGATAACCACTCGCGAGCTAATATGGATGATTAAAGCATACGGAATTGATTTCGTAAAATTGCACGAAGATGAGTTCGATGTTCCATTAGGGACTTCATCCGGTGCAGGTGACATTTTCGGAGCAACAGGCGGCGTTATGGAAGCCGCTTTGCGTACAGCTTACGAAAAAATCACAGGCGAATCAATCGAAAACTTAACATTCACCGAAGTCAGAGCAGTTGAAGGTTTGCGAGAAGCGACAATTGACATTAAGGGAACTTTGGTCAACGTTGCTGTGGCAAACGGATTGAATAACGCAAAGATAATCTTGGAAAAAGTCAAATCGGGCGAAAAGCAATTCCATTTGATTGAAATCATGGCTTGCCCAGGTGGATGCGTCAACGGTGGCGGTCAACCGATTCCGCATGTCAACAAATTCATTTATCCATTGGATAAAGACCTTGTCAAAAAGCGCCAACAAGCACTATATTCGATTGACGAAGCGAAAACATTACGCAAATCACACGAGAACCCTGCAATTCTTGAGCTATACAAGGAGTTCTTAGAAGCGCCCGGTAGCCATATTGCACACGAACTTTTACATACAACTTATTCAGAAAAATCGCCGAAGGGGATAAAATAA
- the ispF gene encoding 2-C-methyl-D-erythritol 2,4-cyclodiphosphate synthase — protein sequence MKVGFGYDVHKLAPNESFILGGIPIESEIGTVAHSDGDVLAHAIIDAILGAAGLGDIGDHFPDTDTKYKDCDSMELLAKCVELIRTKNYAIGNIDATINLEKPKLYLYKEAMKNSVAKVCEIEPANINIKATTNEKMGFVGRNEGIAVYCVCLIIERS from the coding sequence ATGAAAGTTGGATTTGGTTACGATGTTCACAAACTAGCACCAAACGAATCATTTATACTGGGCGGAATCCCAATCGAGTCCGAAATAGGCACCGTTGCCCATAGTGATGGCGATGTGCTCGCTCATGCTATTATTGATGCAATACTTGGTGCTGCCGGTCTCGGTGATATTGGCGACCATTTCCCCGATACAGACACGAAGTACAAGGATTGCGATAGTATGGAATTACTCGCAAAATGTGTAGAATTGATTCGTACAAAAAATTATGCTATCGGCAACATTGACGCTACTATCAATCTCGAAAAGCCAAAGCTATACTTATATAAAGAAGCTATGAAAAATAGTGTTGCGAAGGTTTGCGAGATTGAACCGGCGAATATAAACATCAAAGCAACAACAAATGAAAAGATGGGTTTCGTTGGGCGAAATGAAGGAATTGCCGTATATTGCGTTTGTTTGATAATCGAACGTAGCTAA
- the ruvX gene encoding Holliday junction resolvase RuvX, with the protein MKEQIKPNIIGHRVAAIDFGLKRVGLAYCDELHISITPSDTLDYTSPKFWELLTSKLAELKIKHIVVGVPVWHTQNEKFSKKLSNFINKLSQNTDFDVSTIDESFTSQRATETMIEIGKKKSTRSEKGQKDKIAAALILRDFLDEYGA; encoded by the coding sequence ATGAAAGAACAGATTAAGCCAAATATTATCGGTCACAGAGTCGCAGCGATTGATTTCGGTTTGAAACGAGTCGGACTTGCATATTGCGACGAACTCCATATCAGCATCACACCTTCGGATACTCTTGATTATACTTCGCCCAAATTTTGGGAGCTTTTGACTTCAAAACTTGCTGAATTGAAAATTAAGCATATTGTAGTTGGTGTTCCTGTTTGGCATACTCAAAATGAAAAATTCAGCAAAAAGTTATCGAACTTCATAAACAAATTGTCACAAAATACTGACTTTGACGTCTCTACGATTGATGAATCTTTTACTTCACAAAGAGCTACAGAAACTATGATTGAAATCGGAAAAAAGAAAAGCACTCGCAGTGAGAAAGGACAAAAAGATAAAATTGCTGCTGCTTTAATTTTACGAGATTTTCTGGATGAATACGGAGCATAA
- a CDS encoding PIN domain-containing protein, with translation MKQRIYIDTSVVGGYFDEEFKEATIKLFERLDNKEIIFVISDLLDLELINAPKIVREHLLKYSADKFQRVELTEEAIKLADAYIDKKVVGVTSLEDCRHIALATIHKVDVLASWNFKHIVNLDRIKGYNSVNLRLGYSMIEIRSPKDLVNYGND, from the coding sequence ATGAAACAGAGAATATACATAGACACTTCAGTAGTTGGCGGTTACTTTGACGAAGAATTCAAAGAGGCGACCATAAAGCTATTTGAGCGACTCGACAACAAAGAAATTATTTTTGTGATTTCCGACTTACTTGACCTTGAATTAATTAACGCACCAAAAATAGTAAGAGAACACCTATTAAAATACTCGGCAGATAAATTTCAAAGAGTGGAACTGACCGAAGAAGCTATAAAACTAGCGGATGCATATATTGACAAAAAAGTAGTTGGTGTAACAAGTTTGGAAGACTGCCGTCATATAGCTTTAGCGACCATTCATAAAGTGGATGTTTTAGCAAGTTGGAATTTTAAACATATAGTAAATCTTGACAGAATTAAGGGCTACAATTCTGTGAATTTACGACTTGGTTATTCAATGATTGAAATTAGAAGCCCTAAAGACTTAGTAAATTATGGAAACGACTAA
- a CDS encoding ATP-binding protein: protein MKMYYFIIFLLLSANSVYSNDRIYPFKLEIGEFYQSSELISNANGDSTSVTFQIKSDFAEADEMISVLKSADKSESQSITLQNRRIMNKKLLDEHLFMLTISDFQFSLVIMNSNLEFNIYPIFDLREGIQSQFNTEILGKIDDDLLFVFAGRLYRFNLGLNSLSKIESESEFTQSFILSPNVQNIEIVGVVKERNSADALYITGTEILQSRNKFVSFDENLVLNNNHHLYFISSEHNSNQTFIQSVALESFAALSAFWVNTSMRLLNFNFDEENLQVTYVTNQSDKYEFVISTINTNNNLTEISRIELPSYMLFPRALLKSLDSYVVLFANGIVMIDSYGKIISVATFNIKFPENEELQLYDYGNHFIISSNSLSVAFNIKENNLWLFNRVVEGVKEYLVAFLFILTLIIFVQLYRHQRRLFREMIDLPGIGFMIFIDKNGKLVLYNAMARDILGITKATPKKKYFEFYFKNESYKEISSLLNSSFESRSNLTERINIEIGADSREWMCKTIILRNIAGRFRGVFFTGVDITEQLQRKRISNWAQIAHDMQTNLSTIKLNAEQIECDDFPDMVKKKTRILHQVKLLIHRVRDIVTVGRSDKVDYSKHDINVICNEVLSEFDDTMFPNVTIENHTPSIMFYCDKAKIIRAIRNAIENSIKATDSRNGLIQINAIRINANVEISIKDNGKGMTPETLAKMMIPYFTTGRKTGGSGIGTMIMQHVVELHGGKLEINSEIGVGTECKFIFPIIPPKTLLKLNERTD, encoded by the coding sequence ATGAAGATGTATTACTTTATCATATTTTTGCTTTTATCAGCTAATTCGGTCTATTCAAATGACCGGATTTATCCTTTTAAGCTGGAAATTGGTGAGTTTTACCAATCAAGCGAACTAATTTCAAATGCTAATGGAGATTCAACTTCCGTTACTTTTCAAATCAAGTCTGATTTTGCCGAAGCTGACGAGATGATTTCCGTCTTGAAAAGTGCCGACAAATCTGAGTCACAAAGTATCACTCTCCAAAATCGTAGAATTATGAACAAAAAGTTGCTCGACGAGCATCTTTTTATGCTGACTATCTCCGATTTCCAATTCTCCTTAGTCATTATGAACAGCAATTTGGAATTTAATATTTATCCGATTTTTGATTTGCGAGAGGGCATTCAGTCTCAATTTAATACTGAAATTCTCGGGAAAATTGATGATGATTTGCTTTTTGTTTTTGCAGGGAGATTGTATCGTTTCAATTTGGGTTTAAATTCATTATCAAAAATTGAATCAGAAAGTGAATTCACTCAATCTTTTATATTATCTCCAAATGTACAAAATATTGAAATAGTAGGCGTAGTCAAAGAGCGAAACAGCGCCGATGCTCTTTACATCACCGGCACTGAAATACTTCAGTCGCGAAATAAGTTTGTTTCATTCGACGAAAATTTAGTTCTCAACAATAATCATCACCTTTATTTTATCAGCTCTGAGCATAATTCCAATCAAACTTTCATCCAATCCGTTGCTTTAGAATCTTTTGCGGCACTATCTGCATTTTGGGTGAATACTTCTATGCGGCTGCTAAATTTCAATTTTGATGAAGAGAATCTTCAAGTGACTTACGTTACGAACCAATCGGACAAATATGAATTTGTGATTTCAACAATCAATACCAATAATAATCTTACGGAAATTTCGCGAATCGAATTGCCAAGTTATATGTTATTCCCACGAGCTTTATTGAAAAGCCTTGATTCATATGTAGTACTTTTTGCGAATGGAATTGTAATGATTGATTCTTACGGAAAAATTATTTCAGTTGCCACATTCAATATCAAATTTCCTGAAAACGAGGAACTTCAACTTTATGATTACGGCAATCATTTCATAATTTCATCCAATTCACTATCGGTTGCTTTCAATATTAAAGAAAATAATTTATGGCTGTTCAATCGCGTTGTCGAAGGTGTGAAAGAATATCTTGTCGCTTTTTTGTTCATATTAACATTGATAATATTTGTACAATTATACAGGCATCAGCGCCGACTATTCCGCGAAATGATTGATTTGCCGGGTATCGGATTTATGATTTTTATTGACAAAAATGGCAAATTGGTATTATACAACGCTATGGCAAGGGATATACTTGGCATTACGAAAGCTACGCCTAAGAAAAAATATTTCGAATTCTATTTCAAAAATGAAAGCTATAAAGAGATTTCGAGTTTGCTGAATAGCAGCTTCGAATCTCGAAGCAACCTAACTGAACGCATTAACATCGAAATTGGCGCTGATTCTCGGGAATGGATGTGTAAGACGATTATTTTACGAAATATAGCCGGAAGATTCCGTGGCGTATTTTTCACAGGCGTTGACATCACTGAGCAACTACAACGCAAGAGGATTTCGAATTGGGCGCAAATTGCTCACGATATGCAAACGAATCTTTCGACCATAAAACTGAATGCGGAGCAAATCGAATGTGATGATTTCCCCGATATGGTCAAAAAGAAGACTCGGATTCTGCACCAAGTCAAGCTCTTGATTCATAGAGTTCGTGATATAGTAACTGTGGGTAGAAGCGACAAAGTCGATTACTCGAAGCACGACATAAATGTCATTTGCAACGAAGTTTTGAGCGAGTTCGATGATACAATGTTTCCAAATGTAACAATCGAAAATCACACTCCATCTATCATGTTTTATTGTGATAAAGCAAAAATCATCAGGGCAATTCGCAATGCAATCGAAAATTCTATCAAGGCTACCGATAGCAGAAATGGATTGATACAAATTAATGCAATTCGAATTAATGCAAATGTCGAAATCAGTATCAAAGACAATGGCAAAGGAATGACACCCGAAACTTTAGCAAAAATGATGATTCCATATTTCACCACAGGACGGAAAACAGGCGGAAGTGGCATCGGTACTATGATTATGCAACATGTTGTCGAATTGCATGGTGGAAAGCTCGAAATTAATTCCGAAATTGGAGTCGGGACTGAATGCAAGTTCATTTTCCCGATAATTCCCCCCAAAACATTACTAAAGCTAAATGAAAGAACAGATTAA
- a CDS encoding 4Fe-4S binding protein has protein sequence MKFYGDVSFFNKQSRITLRNCGIIDPENITDYIHAQGYKALALILEKNDPEWIITEILESGLRGRGGGGFPVGAKWRNTRTLKQDPIKYVICNADEGDPGAFMDRSALEGDPFSIIEGMTIGAFSMGASKGYLYIRAEYPLAIARIENAIKIAREYGFLGKNILGSGFDFDLEIRLGAGAFVCGEETALIHSIEGLRGQPRIRPPYPSLSGLWGHPTCINNVETWANIPPIIIYGAEWFNRIGTAGSKGTKVFALAGKVKNTGLIEVPMGTTLREVIFDIGGGVFGDNDFKAVQTGGPSGGCIPEHLIDTPIDYESLKEVGSMMGSGGMIVLDHTDCMVQTARFFLEFTQDESCGKCLPCREGTLRMLEILERITSGHAVMADLDKLYRLGNMIKKTSLCGLGQSAPNPVLSAIENFREEFEIHIKEHRCPTQKCSKLISYHVIADKCTGCTLCARRCPVLCITGGRKQVHEIIQSQCIKCGECFNVCKFDAIQKI, from the coding sequence ATGAAATTCTACGGTGACGTTTCATTTTTTAACAAGCAATCACGCATTACGCTACGCAATTGCGGCATAATTGACCCTGAAAATATCACAGATTACATCCATGCACAAGGATATAAGGCACTTGCCTTAATACTCGAAAAGAATGACCCTGAATGGATTATAACCGAAATTTTGGAATCCGGGCTGCGTGGCAGAGGCGGCGGCGGATTTCCGGTCGGTGCAAAATGGCGCAATACGCGTACATTGAAGCAAGACCCGATTAAATATGTGATTTGCAATGCTGACGAAGGCGACCCGGGAGCATTCATGGATAGAAGTGCACTCGAAGGTGACCCATTCTCGATTATTGAAGGTATGACAATCGGTGCTTTTTCCATGGGAGCAAGCAAAGGTTACCTTTATATTAGAGCTGAATATCCGCTTGCAATTGCAAGAATTGAAAATGCAATCAAAATTGCGAGAGAATATGGATTTTTGGGTAAAAACATCTTAGGCTCGGGATTTGATTTCGATTTGGAAATCAGACTTGGTGCAGGTGCATTTGTTTGTGGCGAGGAAACTGCATTGATTCACTCAATCGAAGGATTAAGAGGTCAACCGAGAATTCGCCCTCCATACCCGTCACTTTCGGGCTTATGGGGACACCCGACTTGTATTAACAATGTCGAAACTTGGGCAAATATCCCTCCTATTATTATATATGGCGCTGAATGGTTCAACAGAATCGGTACAGCCGGAAGCAAAGGAACTAAAGTTTTTGCTCTTGCGGGCAAAGTTAAGAATACCGGATTGATTGAAGTTCCAATGGGAACCACACTTAGAGAAGTAATATTCGATATTGGCGGCGGCGTATTTGGCGATAACGATTTCAAAGCCGTTCAAACCGGTGGTCCATCAGGTGGTTGTATTCCCGAGCATCTTATTGATACACCGATTGACTATGAATCACTAAAAGAAGTCGGCTCTATGATGGGTTCCGGTGGTATGATAGTGTTAGACCATACTGACTGTATGGTTCAAACTGCAAGATTTTTCCTCGAATTCACTCAAGATGAATCATGCGGAAAGTGTCTCCCATGCCGCGAAGGTACGCTTAGAATGCTCGAAATCTTAGAGCGCATTACCTCAGGACATGCCGTCATGGCAGATTTGGATAAATTGTATCGTCTCGGAAATATGATTAAGAAAACATCTCTTTGCGGGCTCGGGCAATCTGCTCCAAATCCCGTATTGAGTGCTATCGAAAATTTCCGTGAAGAATTTGAAATACATATTAAAGAACATAGATGCCCAACACAAAAATGCTCGAAACTTATTAGCTATCACGTTATAGCGGATAAATGTACAGGCTGTACTTTGTGTGCCCGACGTTGCCCGGTGCTTTGCATCACAGGTGGACGTAAGCAAGTGCACGAAATCATACAATCACAATGTATAAAATGCGGCGAATGCTTTAATGTATGCAAGTTTGATGCTATTCAAAAAATATAA